The following are encoded in a window of Staphylospora marina genomic DNA:
- a CDS encoding ribose-phosphate diphosphokinase produces the protein MPKSRLQVFSCNSNLTLAKAICEHIGIPLGDAEVGKFSDGEIHVKLNESVRGSDVYVIQSTCDPVNQHLMELLVMVDALRRASAGTINVVIPYYGYARQDRKTRARDPITAKLVANLIETAGAHRIITMDLHATQIQGFFDIPVDHLMGVPILAEYFRGKQLKDVVVVSPDHGGVIRARRLAERLEAPIAIIDKRRPEPNVAEVMSIVGDVKGKTAIIIDDIIDTAGTITLAANALLEHGAKEVYACCTHPVFSGPAIERIRDSSIKEMVVTDTIPLPKHKQLDKIRVLSVARLIGDAIVRVHNEQSVSKLFD, from the coding sequence ATGCCCAAATCCCGTTTGCAAGTGTTCAGCTGCAATTCCAACCTCACACTGGCCAAGGCGATCTGCGAACACATCGGCATTCCGCTCGGGGATGCCGAGGTGGGCAAATTCAGCGACGGGGAAATCCACGTCAAGCTGAATGAAAGCGTTCGCGGTTCCGATGTGTACGTGATCCAGTCCACCTGTGATCCGGTCAACCAGCACCTGATGGAGCTTCTGGTCATGGTGGATGCGCTCCGCCGCGCTTCCGCCGGCACGATCAACGTCGTGATTCCGTACTACGGGTATGCCCGTCAGGACCGCAAGACCCGTGCGCGTGATCCGATCACCGCGAAATTGGTCGCCAACCTGATCGAAACGGCCGGTGCGCACCGCATCATCACCATGGATCTTCACGCCACGCAGATCCAAGGGTTCTTCGACATCCCGGTCGATCATCTGATGGGTGTGCCGATCCTGGCGGAATATTTCCGGGGAAAACAATTGAAAGACGTGGTCGTCGTCTCTCCGGACCACGGTGGAGTGATTCGGGCCCGCCGTCTGGCGGAGCGGTTGGAAGCTCCCATCGCCATCATCGACAAACGGCGTCCGGAACCCAACGTGGCCGAAGTGATGAGCATTGTCGGAGATGTGAAGGGCAAGACGGCCATCATCATCGATGACATCATCGATACCGCCGGCACGATCACCCTGGCCGCCAATGCCTTGCTGGAACACGGCGCGAAAGAAGTCTACGCCTGCTGCACTCATCCCGTCTTCTCCGGACCGGCCATCGAGCGGATCCGTGATTCCAGCATCAAGGAAATGGTGGTGACCGACACCATTCCTCTTCCGAAGCACAAACAGCTGGACAAAATCCGGGTGCTTTCGGTGGCACGCCTGATCGGCGACGCCATCGTCCGGGTTCACAACGAACAATCGGTCAGCAAGCTGTTCGACTGA
- the pth gene encoding aminoacyl-tRNA hydrolase, with protein MKLIVGLGNPGIRYARTRHNAGFWVIDELSRRWGIPVKKEKWKAEIGEGIVNGEKVILMKPMTYMNLSGEAVRPAKDWLKVDDDNLLVIYDDLDLPPGRIRLRLSGSSGGHNGMKSIIACLGTDRFKRIRIGIGRPDPGVSVPDHVLSPFLSEELDVVMDSVDRAASAVEKWLEADFLTAMNQFNK; from the coding sequence ATGAAACTGATCGTGGGATTGGGCAATCCGGGCATCCGCTATGCCCGAACGCGGCACAACGCGGGGTTTTGGGTGATCGATGAACTGAGCCGCCGCTGGGGAATCCCCGTGAAAAAAGAGAAATGGAAGGCGGAGATCGGCGAAGGCATCGTCAACGGGGAAAAAGTGATCCTGATGAAACCGATGACTTACATGAATCTGTCCGGGGAAGCGGTTCGACCGGCCAAGGATTGGCTCAAGGTGGACGATGACAACCTGCTGGTCATTTACGATGATCTGGATTTGCCCCCGGGAAGAATTCGCCTCCGTTTGTCGGGAAGCAGCGGCGGTCACAACGGAATGAAATCGATCATCGCCTGTTTGGGAACGGACCGGTTCAAGCGAATCCGCATCGGCATCGGGCGGCCGGATCCCGGCGTATCCGTGCCGGATCACGTGCTGTCCCCGTTTTTGTCGGAAGAGCTGGACGTCGTGATGGACAGCGTGGATCGTGCCGCTTCCGCCGTGGAAAAATGGCTGGAGGCGGATTTCTTGACGGCGATGAACCAATTCAACAAGTGA
- a CDS encoding anti-sigma-F factor Fin: MAGGGFLDGDEPIQQVKRKRSPCGSDQVCFASPVCILEAGCPQKGEAFSLIVYVCRHCGARLGELNEDGLTESRLGFDRLTPDERKDIITNDMNGNQIVRVTCESCQQVLESHPERLLLPRLYH; the protein is encoded by the coding sequence ATGGCTGGAGGCGGATTTCTTGACGGCGATGAACCAATTCAACAAGTGAAGCGAAAGAGATCCCCTTGTGGATCGGATCAGGTATGCTTTGCCTCTCCCGTGTGCATCCTAGAGGCAGGATGCCCGCAGAAAGGGGAGGCGTTTTCATTGATCGTGTACGTTTGTCGACATTGCGGCGCCCGGCTCGGCGAGTTGAATGAGGATGGGCTTACCGAGAGCCGGTTGGGCTTTGATCGGTTGACCCCGGACGAACGAAAGGATATAATAACGAATGATATGAATGGAAATCAAATCGTTCGTGTCACTTGCGAATCCTGTCAGCAAGTGCTTGAAAGTCATCCGGAACGCTTGCTATTGCCTCGTTTGTATCACTGA
- the mfd gene encoding transcription-repair coupling factor — protein MLPLVHIMRQDNDFRSTVAGLKGMLREQLVSGLSGTARMLFVAALHMESKRPVLLVTHNLNQAQKAVEDLQELIPKDQVLMYPANELVTTEIALAGDETLGEKLEVLSRVSRDFSGVLVVPFSGLRKLFPPKRLFAAAHARLKVGQVHPIGQFAEHLVKTGYVRTEMVEKPGEFSVRGGIVDVYPANFDQPVRIEWFDDEVDSIRPFSVDDQRSLDKWSEVLIPPAKELFGSVDTLRKAADRVQALLDERMAAVRDAELLEKLREGVGLDVERLRNGTLFTGVYKYVSQIYPDAETLLHYLSKDTVIVLDEPTRILESARQMEREEAEWQTVLLKQGEMLPGLRISVGHEEVLLKNDRQRVHLSLFLRQVPGLQPQNIVQMMCRSMQQFHGQMHVLKTEWERWVKGGFRLIFMASSEERADRLERVLGDYGMKVHRDVSDLPPAPGKPVIRIGALQSGFELAASRLAVVTEGEVFTQKQRRPRRSSKLDHAEKIKGYQELKPGDYVVHVNHGIGRYLGIETLEVGGLHKDYLHIQYAGNDKLYVPVEQIDQIQKYVGSEDKAPKIYSLGGGEWSKVKNKVRSSVQDIAQELLELYAKRQQARGYAFSKDTPYQKEFEAMFPYEETPDQLRSIEEIKKDMESPQPMDRLLCGDVGYGKTEVAIRAAFKAAMDGKQVAVLVPTTILAQQHYETFRERFAEFPVTVRVLNRFRTRKEQKETLEGLANGTVDVVIGTHRLLSKDVRFKDLGLLIIDEEQRFGVKHKEKIKQLKHQIDVLTLTATPIPRTLHMAMIGVRDLSVIETPPENRFPVQTYVLEYSGALVREAIERELARGGQVYFLYNQVQNIERMAEQIRMLVPDARVAVAHGQMPETELERVMLDFLDGEYDVLVSTTIIETGVDIPNVNTLIIYDADKMGLSQLYQLRGRVGRSNRIAYSYFTYQRDKVLSEAAEKRLQAIKEFTELGSGFKIAMRDLSIRGAGNILGAEQHGHIASVGFELYSQMLKEAVAELQGKPVSEEPRDPVIELSVDAYLPSEYIRDEKQKIELYKKIRAVRSVQEAIDLEEEIEDRFGDLPDPVRMLLKLARIKAYAIRYGFEAVEQQTDQKGKEKVVLWLPIDVYKRIDWDGKMGKILADFPTLTFSTGAQRFAFAFPLKGLSLTSILDVVETFLARFENALEEKGVMQDAKAE, from the coding sequence TTGTTGCCGCTTGTTCACATCATGCGACAAGACAACGATTTCCGTTCCACGGTGGCCGGACTCAAGGGCATGTTGCGGGAGCAGCTTGTCTCGGGCCTTTCCGGAACGGCCCGCATGCTGTTTGTCGCCGCCCTTCACATGGAGTCGAAACGGCCGGTTCTCCTCGTCACGCACAACCTCAATCAGGCACAGAAAGCGGTTGAAGACCTTCAGGAGTTGATTCCCAAAGACCAGGTGTTGATGTATCCGGCCAACGAGCTGGTCACCACGGAAATCGCGCTCGCCGGGGATGAGACGCTGGGGGAAAAGCTGGAAGTATTGTCCAGAGTCTCCCGGGATTTTTCCGGCGTCCTTGTCGTGCCTTTTTCCGGCTTGCGCAAGCTCTTTCCTCCCAAACGTCTGTTTGCGGCTGCCCATGCACGCTTGAAGGTGGGGCAGGTTCATCCGATCGGCCAATTTGCGGAACACTTGGTCAAGACCGGCTATGTTCGGACGGAAATGGTGGAAAAGCCCGGAGAGTTCAGCGTGCGGGGAGGCATCGTGGACGTTTATCCGGCCAATTTCGACCAGCCGGTCCGCATCGAGTGGTTTGACGATGAAGTGGACTCGATCCGACCGTTTTCCGTCGACGATCAGCGTTCTTTGGACAAATGGAGCGAAGTGCTGATTCCTCCGGCCAAGGAATTGTTCGGTTCGGTGGATACTCTCCGCAAAGCGGCCGACCGGGTGCAAGCCCTGCTCGACGAACGGATGGCTGCCGTCCGGGATGCGGAACTTCTCGAGAAGCTGCGCGAGGGCGTCGGCCTGGATGTGGAGCGATTGCGAAACGGAACCCTGTTCACCGGCGTGTACAAGTATGTCAGCCAGATTTACCCCGACGCGGAGACGTTGCTTCATTATCTCTCCAAAGATACGGTCATCGTCCTTGACGAGCCCACCCGGATTCTTGAAAGCGCCCGGCAAATGGAGCGGGAAGAAGCGGAATGGCAAACGGTGCTGTTGAAGCAGGGGGAGATGCTGCCGGGCCTTCGCATCTCGGTCGGTCATGAGGAAGTGCTGCTCAAAAATGATCGGCAACGGGTGCACCTTTCGCTGTTTTTGAGGCAGGTCCCGGGGCTGCAGCCGCAAAACATCGTGCAGATGATGTGCCGGAGCATGCAGCAGTTTCACGGACAGATGCACGTGTTGAAAACCGAGTGGGAGCGTTGGGTCAAGGGCGGATTCCGGCTCATCTTCATGGCCAGCAGCGAAGAGCGGGCGGATCGTCTGGAACGGGTGCTCGGCGATTACGGCATGAAAGTGCACCGGGATGTGTCCGATCTGCCTCCGGCGCCCGGAAAACCGGTGATTCGCATCGGAGCGCTGCAGAGCGGGTTTGAACTGGCGGCCAGCCGGTTGGCCGTTGTCACCGAGGGAGAAGTGTTCACCCAGAAGCAGCGCCGTCCGCGGCGCAGTTCCAAGCTGGATCATGCGGAGAAAATCAAGGGCTATCAGGAATTGAAACCCGGTGACTACGTGGTTCACGTCAATCACGGCATCGGGCGTTATCTGGGCATCGAGACGCTGGAAGTGGGGGGCCTTCACAAGGATTATCTGCACATCCAGTATGCGGGGAATGACAAGCTGTACGTTCCGGTCGAACAGATCGACCAAATCCAGAAATATGTGGGCAGCGAAGACAAGGCCCCGAAAATTTACAGCCTGGGCGGCGGCGAATGGAGCAAGGTAAAGAACAAGGTTCGCAGCTCCGTTCAGGACATCGCGCAGGAATTGCTCGAACTGTACGCGAAGAGACAACAGGCGAGGGGATATGCGTTTTCCAAGGACACGCCGTATCAGAAGGAATTCGAGGCGATGTTCCCTTACGAGGAAACGCCCGACCAGCTTCGCTCCATCGAAGAGATCAAGAAGGACATGGAAAGCCCGCAACCGATGGACCGGCTGCTGTGCGGCGATGTCGGTTACGGGAAAACGGAGGTGGCCATCCGGGCCGCATTCAAGGCGGCCATGGACGGAAAGCAGGTGGCCGTGCTGGTGCCCACCACCATCCTCGCCCAGCAGCATTATGAGACGTTTCGCGAGCGTTTCGCCGAATTTCCGGTGACCGTCCGCGTCCTGAACCGTTTCCGCACGCGCAAGGAACAAAAGGAAACGCTGGAGGGGTTGGCAAACGGCACCGTGGACGTGGTGATCGGCACGCACCGCCTCTTGTCGAAGGACGTTCGGTTCAAGGATCTCGGTCTGCTCATCATCGATGAAGAACAGCGCTTCGGGGTAAAGCACAAAGAAAAGATCAAGCAGTTGAAGCATCAGATCGATGTGCTCACGCTCACCGCGACGCCGATTCCCCGGACGCTGCACATGGCGATGATCGGAGTGCGCGACTTGTCCGTGATCGAGACTCCTCCGGAAAACCGTTTTCCGGTCCAGACATATGTCCTGGAGTATTCGGGGGCCTTGGTGCGCGAAGCGATCGAGCGTGAACTGGCCCGCGGCGGACAGGTGTATTTCCTTTACAACCAGGTGCAGAACATCGAACGGATGGCGGAACAGATTCGCATGCTGGTCCCCGACGCCCGCGTGGCCGTCGCTCACGGGCAGATGCCGGAAACCGAGCTGGAACGCGTGATGCTTGACTTTCTGGACGGGGAGTACGATGTGTTGGTCAGCACGACGATCATCGAGACCGGGGTGGACATTCCCAACGTCAACACGCTGATCATTTACGACGCGGACAAGATGGGCCTGTCCCAGCTGTATCAGCTTCGAGGGCGGGTCGGACGATCCAACCGCATCGCGTACTCCTATTTCACCTACCAACGGGACAAGGTGCTCAGCGAAGCCGCGGAGAAGAGATTGCAGGCCATCAAGGAATTCACCGAGCTGGGTTCCGGATTCAAGATCGCCATGCGCGATTTGTCCATCCGCGGGGCCGGCAACATTTTGGGAGCCGAACAGCACGGTCACATCGCCAGCGTCGGATTTGAACTGTACAGCCAGATGCTGAAAGAAGCGGTGGCGGAGCTGCAGGGCAAACCGGTATCCGAAGAACCGCGGGATCCGGTGATCGAGCTGTCCGTCGATGCTTATCTGCCGTCGGAGTACATCCGCGACGAAAAGCAGAAGATCGAGCTGTACAAGAAAATCCGCGCCGTCAGGTCCGTGCAGGAAGCGATCGATCTCGAGGAAGAGATCGAAGACCGGTTCGGCGATCTTCCCGACCCGGTCCGCATGCTGCTCAAACTGGCGCGCATCAAGGCATACGCCATCCGCTACGGCTTTGAAGCCGTGGAGCAGCAGACGGATCAGAAAGGCAAGGAAAAAGTGGTTCTCTGGTTGCCGATCGACGTTTACAAGCGGATCGACTGGGACGGGAAAATGGGCAAAATTCTCGCCGATTTCCCCACATTGACCTTCTCCACCGGAGCGCAGCGGTTCGCATTCGCTTTTCCGCTCAAAGGGTTGTCGCTCACGTCGATTCTGGATGTCGTGGAAACGTTTTTGGCCCGGTTCGAAAACGCGTTAGAGGAGAAGGGAGTCATGCAAGATGCAAAAGCGGAATAA
- a CDS encoding peptidylprolyl isomerase, giving the protein MQKRNNRWLKGLLAVLLSGALVLTGCGGQKEEDTSANPQEAVKEFKPLPTDSTKKVLEYKGGSVAEGELNRYLNLMAFLDQQIGFIIANMKEEESKQFREEMAKDLASRRYIATLIQNDAEYGKKADESMKQFESELLGAASEQDGKGPKTLDEAIKDKGFAKEDLHRFFVEYHKIEQFLNDRLKNVQVDQVKVQHVLVSVGDGSEGTVKRTDAEAKKRADEVKKKLEAGEDFAAIAKQYSDDPGSKDNSGMYEGDPDQFVPEFANACKTLPIGKISDPVKTQFGYHVMKVTERKKIPATQASEEAQMEKKKEIYQQFIDKELGARVIA; this is encoded by the coding sequence ATGCAAAAGCGGAATAACAGGTGGCTGAAGGGACTGCTTGCGGTGCTCTTGTCGGGAGCGCTCGTGCTGACGGGCTGCGGGGGACAGAAGGAAGAGGACACGTCCGCCAATCCGCAGGAGGCGGTGAAAGAATTCAAACCGCTCCCCACGGACAGCACGAAAAAAGTGCTGGAATACAAAGGGGGCAGCGTCGCGGAGGGAGAGCTGAACCGGTATCTGAACCTGATGGCGTTTCTCGATCAACAAATCGGGTTCATCATCGCCAACATGAAAGAGGAAGAATCCAAGCAGTTTCGTGAAGAAATGGCCAAAGATCTGGCCTCCCGCCGGTACATCGCGACCCTGATCCAAAATGACGCCGAATACGGAAAAAAAGCCGACGAATCCATGAAGCAGTTTGAATCGGAACTTTTGGGCGCGGCTTCCGAACAGGATGGAAAGGGGCCGAAAACGCTGGACGAGGCCATCAAGGACAAAGGGTTTGCCAAAGAAGACCTCCATCGCTTTTTCGTGGAATATCACAAGATCGAACAATTCCTGAATGATCGGCTGAAAAACGTTCAGGTCGATCAGGTCAAAGTGCAGCACGTTCTGGTGTCGGTGGGGGACGGTTCGGAAGGCACGGTGAAGCGGACCGACGCCGAAGCCAAGAAGCGGGCCGATGAAGTGAAGAAAAAGCTGGAAGCGGGAGAGGACTTCGCGGCCATTGCCAAACAGTATTCGGATGATCCGGGATCCAAGGACAATTCCGGCATGTACGAGGGAGATCCCGACCAGTTCGTTCCCGAATTCGCCAATGCCTGCAAAACGCTTCCGATCGGCAAGATCAGCGATCCGGTGAAAACGCAGTTCGGATACCACGTCATGAAAGTGACGGAGCGCAAGAAAATTCCCGCCACGCAGGCGAGCGAAGAAGCCCAGATGGAAAAGAAAAAGGAAATTTACCAGCAGTTCATCGACAAGGAACTGGGGGCCCGCGTGATCGCCTGA
- the spoVT gene encoding stage V sporulation protein T, which translates to MKATGIVRRIDDLGRVVIPKEIRRTLRIREGDPLEIFVDRDGEVILKKYSPIGELADFAQEYAESLFENIQHPALICDRDAVIAVAGVSKKEYLEKPIGELVESCMEQRRYHLETNPGTVEIFKGMPEEYQSFVIVPINAGGDPIGAVILLSKKDGVRMGELEVKLAGTAASFLSKQMEQ; encoded by the coding sequence ATGAAGGCAACCGGCATCGTGCGTCGGATCGACGACCTCGGGCGTGTGGTGATCCCGAAGGAAATTCGCCGGACGCTCAGAATCCGGGAGGGAGATCCGCTCGAAATCTTTGTTGATCGTGACGGAGAAGTCATTTTGAAAAAATACTCCCCCATCGGGGAATTGGCAGACTTTGCGCAGGAATACGCGGAATCGTTGTTTGAGAATATCCAGCACCCCGCATTGATTTGCGATCGCGACGCCGTCATCGCCGTTGCCGGGGTGTCGAAGAAGGAATATCTCGAAAAGCCGATCGGTGAACTGGTGGAGAGCTGCATGGAGCAGCGGCGGTACCATCTGGAAACCAACCCGGGAACGGTGGAAATCTTCAAGGGAATGCCCGAGGAATACCAGTCGTTCGTGATTGTCCCGATCAATGCCGGCGGGGACCCGATCGGAGCCGTCATTCTCCTTTCCAAAAAGGATGGCGTCCGAATGGGAGAACTGGAAGTGAAGCTGGCGGGAACGGCGGCGTCTTTCCTGAGCAAACAGATGGAGCAGTGA
- a CDS encoding putative polysaccharide biosynthesis protein, translating into MAEARQSFVRGAAILGFALLISKFLGAAYRIPYQNITGNEGMYVYQQVYSLYSVLLTLATAGFPLAISKMVSEKLASGDSAGAREVFRVSAATLSLAGCLLFVLLFFGAESIAEWMGNREALTLPIRAVAPALLVVPLVSAARGYFQGTQNMMPTAVSQVTEQTFRVATILILSWYFMEIGWGTVYAGAGAMFGSFVGAVAGLAVFAVFRSSAGKGVKRRISPFTGNGNSGRLVRDLLALSLPVCLGSLVIPLFSLVDSFTVANLLVAGGMDLSWAVNEKGIYDRAQPLIQFGSFFATAIALSVVPAIAEARTEGKHREAEKRAALSVRLTWLFGLPASLGLFLIAEPANVMLFEDAAGTDALALMSFTILFSTLLITTSGVLQGYGRVIVPAVSLLTGAGIKWVLNVFLIPGLGIRGAALATVAGYLVAVVINLAVLVPLAPALRRETDGLWRSLIAVFWMSAAVFGVCMGVQAVLPAGLADRAAMSVIALTGLVTGACVYGWALLRFGALRMDEIETLPKIGKRIRALGEKKRWFRA; encoded by the coding sequence ATGGCTGAGGCACGGCAGTCTTTTGTCCGTGGTGCGGCGATCCTGGGATTCGCCCTTCTGATCAGCAAGTTTTTGGGAGCCGCTTACCGGATTCCGTATCAGAACATCACGGGCAACGAGGGAATGTACGTTTATCAGCAAGTTTACTCGCTCTACAGTGTTCTGTTGACCCTGGCGACGGCGGGTTTTCCGCTGGCCATTTCCAAAATGGTTTCCGAGAAACTGGCATCCGGGGACTCCGCGGGGGCCCGGGAGGTTTTTCGCGTTTCCGCGGCGACCCTGTCCCTGGCGGGATGCCTTCTTTTTGTCCTGCTGTTTTTCGGAGCGGAGAGCATCGCCGAATGGATGGGCAACCGGGAAGCCCTGACGCTCCCGATTCGGGCCGTTGCCCCCGCGCTCCTGGTCGTACCGTTGGTTTCCGCGGCGCGCGGTTATTTCCAGGGCACGCAAAACATGATGCCCACCGCGGTGTCCCAAGTGACGGAGCAGACGTTTCGGGTGGCGACCATCCTCATCTTGTCCTGGTATTTCATGGAGATCGGATGGGGCACGGTGTACGCCGGAGCGGGGGCGATGTTCGGGTCCTTCGTGGGAGCGGTCGCCGGACTGGCGGTCTTCGCCGTTTTCCGAAGCTCCGCGGGGAAAGGAGTCAAGCGGCGGATATCGCCGTTCACCGGGAATGGAAATTCCGGACGGTTGGTGCGGGATCTCCTGGCTCTGTCGTTGCCGGTCTGTCTGGGATCGTTGGTGATTCCGCTGTTTTCGCTGGTGGACTCGTTCACCGTGGCCAACCTGTTGGTGGCCGGAGGGATGGATCTTTCGTGGGCGGTGAATGAAAAAGGCATTTATGACCGGGCGCAACCGTTGATTCAGTTCGGGTCGTTCTTTGCCACGGCCATCGCCTTGTCCGTGGTGCCGGCCATCGCCGAGGCCCGGACGGAAGGGAAACATCGGGAGGCGGAAAAACGCGCCGCCTTGTCCGTCCGCCTGACCTGGCTGTTCGGGTTGCCGGCTTCGCTGGGCCTGTTTTTGATTGCGGAACCGGCCAATGTCATGTTGTTCGAAGACGCGGCCGGAACCGACGCACTTGCCCTCATGTCATTCACGATCCTTTTTTCCACGCTGCTGATCACCACGTCCGGAGTCTTGCAGGGGTATGGACGCGTGATCGTGCCGGCCGTTTCGCTCCTGACGGGAGCGGGAATCAAATGGGTGCTCAACGTTTTCCTGATTCCCGGGCTCGGGATTCGTGGTGCGGCCCTGGCGACGGTGGCGGGCTATCTGGTGGCCGTGGTGATCAATCTGGCCGTTCTCGTTCCGCTGGCCCCCGCGCTCCGACGGGAAACGGACGGTCTGTGGCGGAGCCTCATCGCCGTATTCTGGATGAGCGCGGCGGTGTTCGGGGTTTGCATGGGCGTTCAGGCCGTGCTTCCGGCAGGACTTGCCGACCGGGCGGCGATGAGCGTGATCGCACTCACGGGTCTGGTGACGGGAGCATGCGTGTACGGATGGGCACTGCTTCGCTTCGGTGCACTTCGCATGGATGAGATCGAAACGCTGCCGAAGATCGGAAAACGGATCCGGGCCCTCGGCGAAAAAAAACGTTGGTTCCGTGCATGA
- the mazG gene encoding nucleoside triphosphate pyrophosphohydrolase — protein sequence MNGKIVITGLGFGDEHALSLGTLKLLESAGRLFLRTDKHPVVRWIRERGISFETMDEVYRRHSAFEQVYEEIAERLLREADTGETVVYAVPGHPRVAERTTVLLLKRGPERGIDVSVQGGHSFLDPLFTSLGIDPVEGFQLLDGTALDAGRIDPRGHVVIAQVYDRMTASDVKLTLMDVYPDDHPVTVASACGIPGKERTVCVPLYELDHEDRFDDLTTVYVPPVRDDRNLYGRFEFLEGIIRTLRGPDGCPWDRKQTHESLRPYLLEEAHEFLEAVAEDDPEAMADELGDILLQVMLHAQIASESGDFDIHEVIGRLSDKMIRRHPHVFGEGKAETAEEVKANWERIKRQERGGEAEPGILSGIPKGLPALSLAHALQKKAAKVGFDWDRVEEVFGKIYEELDELQRAENGKAIEDEFGDLLFAVVNLSRFLKVDPELALLGACRKFRRRFGHIEQRARESGRRLQEMSLEEMDQWWNEAKQSEK from the coding sequence ATGAATGGCAAGATCGTGATCACCGGACTTGGATTCGGGGATGAGCATGCCCTGTCGTTGGGGACGCTAAAGCTGCTGGAGTCGGCGGGCCGGCTGTTCCTTCGGACCGACAAACATCCCGTGGTCCGCTGGATTCGCGAGCGGGGGATCTCCTTTGAGACCATGGACGAGGTTTACAGGCGGCACTCCGCGTTTGAACAAGTGTATGAAGAAATCGCCGAACGGCTGCTGCGGGAAGCGGACACCGGTGAAACCGTGGTGTACGCCGTTCCCGGTCATCCGCGGGTGGCCGAACGGACAACGGTGCTTCTTCTCAAACGGGGGCCGGAGCGGGGAATCGACGTGAGCGTGCAAGGAGGACATAGTTTTCTGGATCCCTTGTTCACGTCTCTCGGCATCGATCCCGTGGAAGGGTTTCAGCTGCTGGACGGCACCGCTTTGGACGCGGGTCGGATCGATCCCCGGGGGCATGTGGTCATCGCTCAGGTGTATGATCGCATGACCGCGTCGGACGTGAAACTGACGTTGATGGACGTGTACCCGGACGACCATCCGGTCACGGTGGCATCCGCCTGCGGCATTCCCGGCAAGGAGCGGACGGTTTGTGTTCCCCTTTACGAACTGGATCATGAAGACCGCTTTGATGACCTGACCACGGTGTATGTGCCGCCCGTCCGCGATGATCGGAATCTGTACGGACGTTTTGAATTTCTCGAAGGGATCATCCGCACGCTCCGGGGACCGGACGGATGTCCGTGGGATCGCAAACAGACGCACGAGAGCCTTCGGCCCTACCTGTTGGAAGAAGCGCACGAATTTCTGGAGGCCGTTGCGGAGGATGACCCGGAAGCCATGGCGGACGAACTGGGGGACATTCTGCTCCAGGTCATGCTTCATGCCCAGATCGCCTCGGAAAGCGGTGACTTCGACATTCATGAAGTCATCGGGCGGTTGAGCGACAAGATGATTCGCCGTCACCCCCACGTGTTCGGGGAAGGGAAGGCGGAAACCGCGGAAGAAGTCAAGGCCAACTGGGAACGGATCAAGCGTCAAGAACGCGGCGGCGAAGCGGAACCGGGCATTCTTTCGGGGATTCCCAAGGGCCTTCCGGCGCTTTCTCTGGCGCATGCCCTGCAGAAAAAGGCGGCCAAGGTGGGATTCGACTGGGACCGGGTGGAAGAGGTCTTCGGAAAGATTTACGAGGAATTGGACGAACTGCAACGGGCGGAAAACGGGAAAGCCATCGAGGACGAGTTCGGCGATTTGCTCTTTGCGGTCGTCAATCTCTCCCGGTTCCTGAAGGTGGATCCCGAACTGGCCCTGCTCGGTGCGTGCCGCAAGTTTCGTCGGCGGTTCGGACATATCGAGCAGCGGGCCCGGGAATCGGGGCGTCGGCTTCAGGAGATGTCTTTGGAAGAAATGGATCAGTGGTGGAATGAAGCCAAACAATCGGAAAAATGA
- a CDS encoding RNA-binding S4 domain-containing protein — translation MRLDKFLKVSRLIKRRTLAKEVCDQGRVTVNGTSAKAGTVLKPGDEITVRFGNRSVTVRVEELRENAKKEEAGRMYTVLREETGGGESDRSDGEED, via the coding sequence ATGAGACTGGACAAGTTCCTCAAAGTGTCGCGACTCATCAAGAGGAGGACGTTGGCAAAGGAAGTGTGTGATCAGGGCCGGGTGACGGTGAACGGCACCTCCGCAAAGGCGGGCACCGTTCTCAAGCCCGGTGACGAGATCACGGTGCGGTTCGGAAACCGGTCGGTGACGGTGCGGGTGGAAGAGCTTCGGGAGAACGCGAAAAAAGAGGAAGCCGGACGGATGTACACCGTTCTCCGGGAGGAAACCGGAGGCGGGGAGAGCGATCGTTCGGACGGGGAAGAAGATTGA
- the yabP gene encoding sporulation protein YabP — protein sequence MGEELYSGNRHEIILTNRGMVEITGVNRVESFDSEEFLLKTECGYLGIRGQDLRIRSLDLESGRVSIEGHLMDLGYLDGHGAPASERAKGILGRIFR from the coding sequence ATGGGCGAGGAGCTGTATTCCGGCAACCGGCATGAAATCATTCTCACCAATCGCGGAATGGTGGAGATTACGGGCGTCAATCGCGTCGAGAGTTTTGACAGTGAAGAATTCCTGCTGAAAACGGAGTGCGGGTACCTGGGCATCCGCGGGCAGGATCTTCGCATCCGGAGCCTGGATCTGGAATCGGGCAGGGTATCCATCGAAGGACATCTGATGGATCTCGGGTACCTGGACGGCCACGGCGCTCCCGCTTCCGAACGGGCCAAGGGAATTCTGGGGCGGATCTTCCGATGA